From the genome of Corallococcus macrosporus DSM 14697:
TCGCTGGCGGCGGAGCCCGTGCGGCAGGTGCTGAGGAACTTCGGGCCGGTGGTGCTGGGCCGCGGCGTCGTCCAGTTCAGCGCGTGGGTGGACACCGCCTTCGCGTCGCTCATCTCCAACCGCGCGTTGTCCTCCTTGCTCTACGCGCAGACCCTCTACCTCATCCCGGTGAGCCTCTTCGGCATGGCGGTGTCCGCCGCGGAGCTGCCGGAGATGTCGCGCGCCACGGGGGAGGAGGCGGACGTGGCCGCGAAGCTGCGTCAGCGCATCGACGGGGGGGCCCGCCGCATCTGCTTCTGGGTCGTCCCTTCGGCGGCGGCCTTCCTGTTCCTGGGGGACATGGTGGCGGCGGCGCTGCTGCAGACAGGCCGCTTCGACGCGGCGGACTCGCGCTACCTCTGGTACCTGCTGATGGGCGCGGCGCTGGGGCTGGTGGCCTCCACGGTCGGCCGCCTCTACGCCTCCGCCTTCTACGCGCTGAAGGACCCGAAGACGCCGCTGCGCTTCGCGGTGGTGCGCGTGCTGGTGGGCACCCTGGGCGCCTGGGTGCTCGGCCTGCGGTTGCCGGACTGGCTCGGGCTGCCGCAGCACCTGGGCGCGGTGGGCCTCACGGTGGCCAGTGGACTGGTGGCCTGGCTGGAGTCGGGGCTGCTGCGCCGCAAGCTGGTGCGGCGGTTGGGGCCCGTCGGTGTGCCGCGGGGGTTGCTGCCTCGGCTGTGGGGCGCGGCGGTGGTGGCCGGACTGGCGGCGCTGGGCATCAAGTGGGGCCTCACGTCGTTGCTCGGCCCGATGCCCGGCGTGGCGGCGGAGTGGGGGGGGAGCCTGCTGGTGCCGCCGCGCCTGCACCCCGTCCTGGGCTTCGCGGCGGTGGCGCTGCCGTTCGGTGCCAGCTATTTCGCGGTGACGGCCGCGCTGGGCATCCCCGAGGCCTCAGCGGTGTTTCGCAAGGTGGGACGGAAGCTGCGTCTGGTGCGCTAAGTGCCCGGGATTGCTCGGCTCCTTGCCATGCGGCCCCAGCTGATGGGTGTTTCAACCAACGGTCCGGGGATGGCCTGACGCGCTGCCTCCGTTATGGACGGAGCGTTGGCTTGAACGGGGTGTGCGTCATCTGGCTTCCTCCCCACATGGCGCGCGTGTAGAGTGCGCCGCCTTTTTCACCGGGGCCCGGCTTCTCGGGAAGCCAGGGTCGAATTCGCTTCAGGAAGGTCTCGGCAGTGAGCGACGAGAAGAACGGTTCCAATTCTGGCGGGATGGGTCCCAAGAAGCCGAAGGCCACCTTCGGTGACGTGATGCTCGGCATCCCCTCCGGGGGAGCCCGCGGCGAGGGCGGCGGTCGGGGTGAACGTGGCGGTGGCCGGGGAGGCGAGCGCGGCGGCAGCGGCCGTGGCGAGCGCGAGGCCCAGCCGCGCCCCCCGGGTGGTGCGCCGCGTGATGACCGCGGACCCCGTGGAGGGGGCGAGCGCCGGGGCGGTGGTGAGCGCCGTCCGTCGGGCCCCATGGTCGTCGTGAAGCGGGCGTCGGGGACCATCGAGACGCGCGGCCCGGTGGGGGATGCTCCCGCCGAGGCGACCGCGACGGCCGAGGAGACCACCGCCGCCGCCGAGTCCTCCGCCGCGACGCCGGCCCCCGCGCCGCGCCCGGTGACGCCGACGCCAGCGCCGACCAGCGCGCTGTATGAGGAGGTCCCCGAGTCCCAGTCCTTCGCCGAGATGTTCGAGGCGCAGGCCAAGGACGGTGGCACCCCCAGCCGCAAGGGCCTGCGCGTGGGCGAGAAGGTCCGCGGCACCATCTTCCAGCTCGGCGCGGACACCGCGTTCGTGTCCGTGGAGGGCGCGGCCAAGAGCGAGGCGATGATCGAGCTTCGCGAGCTGAAGGACGACGAGGGCATCCTCCGCTTCGGCGTGGGTGACGTCATCGACGCGCACGTGGTGGAGGTGGGCGCCAAGGGCATCCAGCTCAGCCGCGCGCTGGCCAAGGGCAGCGCCAACCTGGCCCTGCTGGCCGAGGCCCGCGCCTCCGGCATGCCCGTCGAGGGCCTGGTGCTGAGCGTGAACAAGGGCGGTGTGGAGGTCGCCATCGGTGACATCCGCGCCTTCTGCCCCATCAGCCAATTGGACCTGCGCTACGTGGAGAAGCCGGACCAGTTCATCGGCGAGAAGCTCCAGTTCCGCGTGAGCGAGGTCCGCGAGCGCAACGTGGTGCTGTCGCGCCGCGCGCTGCTGGAGGACGAGCAGCGGCAGCTCGCCGCGGAGACGCGGAAGAACCTGGCCCAGGGCAAGATCGTCAAGGGCAAGGTCTCCGGCGTGCGCGACTTCGGCGTGTTCGTGGACCTGGGCGGCGTGGAGGGGATGATCCCCGTCTCCGAGCTTTCGTACACCCGCGTCGGTCACCCGAGCGACGTGGTGAAGGTCGGTGACGAGGTCGAGGTCGAGATCCTCCGCATGGAGGCCGGCCAGCCCAACTCGCCGGACAAGGCCAAGCAGAAGGAGCGCATCACGCTGTCCATGCGCTCGCGCCAGGAGGATCCGTTCCAGAAGGCGCTGTCCGAAATCAAGGAAGGCGACCGCCTTCAGGGCAAGGTCGTCCGCCTGCAGCAGTTCGGCGCCTTCGTGGAGCTGCGCCCGGGCGTGGACGGCCTGGTCCACATCTCCGCGCTCAGCGACCGCCGCGTCGCGCACCCGCGCGACGTGGTGAAGGAAGGGGAGCTCATCTGGGTGTCGGTGGAGAAGATCGACACGCAGGAGAAGCGCATCGGCCTGCGCCGCATCTCCGAGGAAGAGGCGCAGCGGCCTCCCGAGGAGCGCCCGGCGGCCGCCGCCGAGGCGGCTCCCGCTCAGTCGGCCGCGCCGCGTCCCAAGGTGGGGCAGGTCGTCATGGGCAAGGTGGACCGCATCGAGCCCTACGGCGTGTTCCTCGCGTTCCCGGGCGGCAAGGGCCTGCTGCCCGCGAGCGAGACGGGCACCGAGCGTGGCACCGACCTGCGCAAGCACTACTCGCTGGGCCAGGAGGTGAAGGTGGCCATCCTGGACATCGACGCGTCCGGGAAGATCCGCCTGTCCGTCACCGCCGCCATCCGCGCGGAGGAGCGGGCCGAGGTCGAGGCCTGGCAGAAGACGCAGCAGCCGCAGGGCGCGGGCAAGAAGGGCTTCGGCACCTTCGCGGATCTGCTCAACAAGGCGCGCAAGTAGTTCCCTGGCTCCAGCGCTGATTTCGCTGATGTGATCAGCGCTGGAGAAAGGTGTTGACGGTACAGGCGAGGGGCGGTACTTACCGCCTCGCCTCTCTCTGCCGCGGGGTGGAGCAGCCTGGTAGCTCGTCGGGCTCATAACCCGAAGGTCGCAGGTTCAAATCCTGCCCCCGCAACTCGTAGCACCTCGAAACCTGATTGGAATGATGATCAGGCTTCGAGGCGTTGAACCGAAAACATGACGCGGGGTGGAGCAGCCTGGTAGCTCGTCGGGCTCATAACCCGAAGGTCGCAGGTTCAAATCCTGCCCCCGCAACTCAGGTCGGCCCGGTCATTCTTCTGGAATGGCCGGGCCGATTTCTTTTGGGCGTCTCGACGCCGCGGGCGCATTCCACCCCGGCCGGACAGCGTCCAGGCGAGCGCCGGGTGTTCGCCAGCGAAGGCGGACCCGGCACCACGGTCCATCTTCCTCCTAGGGGATTGCCCCACGGTGATGCGCGCGGCTCTTGCCGCCGACAACGACGAGGAGGAGTCCATGGACACCGACATCACGCATGTCCTGCTGGTGGGAGGAACGGGGCGCTTCGGCGGCAGGCTGGCGTCGGCGCTGCTGGCGCGTCCGGGCATCCACCTGCACGTGTTGGTGCGTCCGGGCACGCACGGCGACGCGCTGGCGGGCCTGGCGGAGCATGGCGTGACGTGGGTGCGCGGGTCGCTGGATGACATGCGCTCGCTCGACTCGGCGCTGGAGGGCGTGGACGCGGTCGTCTCCGCGGTGGACGGCGCGCCGGAGGTGCGCGTGGAGGGCCAGCTCCGCTTGCTGGACTCCGCCCGGCGTCATGGCGTCATCCGCTTCATCCCGTCCGACTACTCGCTGGACTACGCGGACCCCGAGTCGGGCGGGGCCTTCATGGACGCGCACCGTCAGGTCGCGGACGCGGTGGTGCGCAGCGGCGTGCCGCACAGCTTCGTGCTGTGCGGCGCGTTCATGGAGACGGCGCTGTCGCCTCGAGCGCAGGTGTTCGACTTCGAGCGGGGTGTCGTCTCGTACTGGGGCACCGGCGATGAGCCTTTCGACGTCACCTCCATGGCGGACGCCGCGCGATGGGTGGCGGAGGTGGTGGTGGATCCACGCGCCACGGGACGCCGCCTGGAGTTCGTGGGAGACGTCGCGACGGTGAACGGGGTGGCGGCGCTCTACGAAGAGTTGACCGGTCATGTCCTGCGCCGCGTGTGCAAGGGCGGCGTGGAGGACCTGCGCCGGCAACTCGCGCGAGTGCGTCCGGAGGGTGTGACTGTTCAACAGCCGTCCGCGTCACTGGCCCTGCTCGCGCAGCTCGCGGGGAAGGGGCGGTTGCGCGAGCCCGCCAACGCCGAATACCCGCGCCTGCGCCCCGTGTCGGTGCGCGCCTTCCTCCAGTCGCGGTGGATGCTCCCTTCGGCCGCGTCAGCGGCGTTGCCCCTGGCGTCGCAGCCGTAGCCTCCTGTCAGGAGCCGCGCCATTCGTGCGGGGTGGCGGGGGAGAATCACCGGGGCACGGCCACGTCAGCGGCGCGGGCTCGGGTCGCACACCCGCGGCGCGCAGTCTGACGCGGGTGCGCATGGGCCATCACAGCAGCGCGGATGCCCCCACGGGCAGCCCTGTGTCGCGGTGGGTGCGCCTCCCCTGGGCGAGGTGCGCCGCGTCATGCACACTGGATCCTCTTCACCAGGGCTGTCGCGCGTCTGTGACTCAGGTGTCGTTCTACCCGGGTCAGCGGCGTCCTGGGGCTTCGCTGACGGGGCGCTCGCGGTGCCCTGTCAGCCCATGGAAGTGGCCAGAATCCCTCATACGAGCAGTCCGGAAGCGGCGATGCGGCCCAAACGGGTTGTCATTCTTTCGGCGCCCGCGCTGCAACCTGCCGTAACTACGGAATTCTGCGCTCCTTTGGAAAAAAAGCGGATGTCGCCTTTTAACTTACATCAGTTCGGGCACTAATCTCTCGACCAGGTGACAATCTGTCACTTGGTCGCCTTCCATCCGTGACTGGGAGTTTCGGCGATGGGGCCGGAACGTTCGACCCAGGCTGTAAGGCAGGCGGCCACCCCCGCCGTCGTAAAAATGGAGCATCCCCACGTGAGAAGGTTGGTTGCCACGCTGTCCGGGCTCGCCCTGGTACTGTCCGGTACCAGTTCCGTCGCCCGGACGTTGCCGAACTACGATGCACTCCAGGACGCGAAGCCTGCGGGCCGTGCCGCCGCGGGCTTCAAGCCGGTCAACAGCAGCCTGAAGGGGGCGCGGGTCGCCCACAGGGACGCGCTGACCGATTCCCCGACGTTCATCTGGACGTACCCGACCGCGGAGCAGACGAAGGCCCGCGCCGAGTACGCGAAGATGTCGCCCGCCAAGGCGGCGCTGGCGCAGATTTCTGCCCATGCCACGCTCTACGGTCTGGCCTCCTTCGAGGCCGCGGGCGCGAAGGTCACCAACGTCAGCACCAACACGCAGGGCGTGAAGGTCGTGACGCTGGCCCAGGAGTCCTCGGGTATCGAGGTCTTCCGCCAGTCCCTGAAGGTGCTGCTGAACAAGCACAACCAGGTGGTTGCCATCTCCGGCAGCCTCTCCAAGCACGCTTCGGTGGAGATCCCCCGGAGCAAGGCCAAGGCGCGCTTCACGCTGCCCGCGACCGAGGCGATCGCCGCGGCGTACAAGGACCTCACGGGCGCCGCGCTTGACCGCAGCCTGCTCACCCGCGTGAACAGCGCGCAGAAGGGCGACAAGTACTCGCACTTCACGCTCGCCAGCTACGCGCGTCCGCTCGAGGAGGGGTTTGTCATCCCCGCCCGCGCGAAGCAGGTCTACTTCCCGCTGCCCGGCAAGCTGGTCCCCGCGTACTACGTGGAGATCAACACGGGCCGCGCGAACAGCGTGGACTCGGACTACTTCGCGTACGTCATCTCCGCCACCGACGGTCAGTTGCTGATGCGCAACGACCTGAAGGCGCACGCGGAGTTCACCTACCGCGTGTTCTCCGACACGACGCCGCCGTACACCCCGCACGACGGTCCGATCGGCAGCGGTGGTACGCCGCACCCGACCGGCATGCCGGACGGCTATCAGTCGCCGTACGTCCCGGCGAACCTGATCACCCTCGAGAGCCTCCCGTTCAGCCAGAACGATCCCTGGCTGCCGGACGGCGCGACGGAGACCATTGGTAACAACGTGGACGCGTACGCGGACCTCACCGAGCCGGACTACTACAACACCGGCGACCTCCGCGCTTCCGTCACGGCTCCGGGCGTCTTCGACCGGGCCATTGACTTCACCATCCAGCCGGACGCGAACAACGAGCAGATCGCCGCTGCGACGACGAGCCTGTTCTTCCTGAACAACTGGCTCCACGACTGGTACTACGACGCCGGCTTCGACGAGGCCTCCGGCAACGCCCAGCAGGACAACTTCGGGCGTGGCGGCGTCGCGGGTGACCGTCTGCAGGCGCAGGCGCAGGACTACAGCGGCACCGACAACGCCAACATGCTCACGCCGGCGGACGGTGCGTCGCCGCGCATGCAGATGTACCTGTTCTCCGGCGCGCGCAACTCGCGCCTGACGGTGAACGCTCCGGCGGAGATCGCGGGTGACTACCAGGGTGGCGTCTCCTCCACCTTCGGTCCCCAGACGTTCGACGTCACCGGCAACGTGGTGGCGGCGCTCGACGAGGCCAACACCACGGGCCCGACGGACCGTGACGGCTGCACCGCGCTGACCAACGCGACCGAGGTCGCCGGCAACATCGCGGTCATTGACCGTGGCAGCTGCGACTTCACCATCAAGGTGCTCAACGCGCAGAGCGCTGGCGCCATCGGCGTCATCATCCACGACAACGCGGCCGGTCCGACGATCGACATGGGCGGCACGCCCACGTCGCCGATCACCATCCCCGCGCTCCGCGTGAACCTGGATGACGGCAACGTGCTGCGCGGCGCCATCCCGGGCCTCAACGTCACGCTGTGGCGCGGTCCGACCATGTGGATCGACGGCACCATCGACAACGCCATCGTGGCCCACGAGTGGGGTCACTACATCAGCAACCGCCTCATCGCGAACTCGTCCGGTCTGGTGAACAACCAGGGCCGCGCGATGGGCGAGGGCTGGGGTGACTTCACCGCCCTGCTGATGATGGTTCGCGCCGAGGACATCAACGTCCCGTCCAACGCGAACTGGAACGGCGCCTACGCCGCCGCGGGCTACGCCACGCGCGCGGACGCGAACTCCGAGTTCTACGGCATCCGCCGTGGCACCTACTCCTCGGACCAGACCAAGAACGCGCTGTCGTTCCGTCACATCATGGACGGCGTGGCGCTGCCCACGGGCGTGCCGTTCAACGGCAACACCGGTCTGCCGAACTCGCAGGTCCACAACTCCGGCGAGATCTGGGCGACGATGCTGTGGGAGTGCTACACGTCGCTGCTCCGCGCGCATCCCTTCCAGGAGGCGCAGGAGCGCATGAAGAGCTACCTGGTCAACGGGTACAAGCTCACGCCGGCGGCCCCCACCTACATCGAGGCGCGTGACGCCGTCATCGCGGCGGCCTACGCCAACGATCCGGCGGACGCCGAGCGCTTCTGGCACGCCTTCGCCAAGCGCGGCGCCGGCGTCGGTGCCATCGCTCCGGACCGCTACTCCACGAACCACGCGGGCGTGGTGGAGAGCTTCGAGGTCGGCTCCGCCATCCAGATCGCGTCCGTCCAGTTCTTCGACGACGTCGCGGATGGCTCGTGCGACTTCGACGGCATCCTGGACAACGGTGAGACGGGCCGCATCGAGGTCACCGTCCGCAACGCGGGCGCGCTGCCCGCGTCCGCCTCCAGCGTCAACCTGTCCTCTGCCTTCTCGGGTCTCGAGTTCGGCAACGGCGGCGCGGCGAGCTTCCCGGTCATCCCGGTGCAGGGCCAGGCCACGGTCTCCATCCCGGTCACGCTCACGGGCGCGACGGGTCTGCAGGACGTGACCATCGACGTCGCGGCGCGCGACGAGGACCAGGCGATCGAGGGCGACGTCACCGACAGCCTCATCCTCACCACGCACTTCGACGAGCGTCCGAACTCCACGAACATCGAGGACGTTCAGATCACCCCGGAGAAGCTGCCCTGGACCACCGAGTACGACGAGAACCTGACCCCGGCCGTGTTCAGCGTGGTCACGTTCGAGGACGGCAACCGCACGTTCTACGCGGAGAACACCGCTTCCTTCGCGGACGTCCGCCTCATCTCGCCTGAGCTGCACGTCAGCGAGACCGAGCCCTTCGTGATCAACTTCATGCACGCCTGGGACTTCGAGGACGACTACGACGGCGCCACGGTCGAAATCTCCGAGGACGGCGGCGAGACCTGGGTGGACATCGGTGATCCGATCCACAACGCGGTGCTCGAGGACTACCCGGGCAACGACAACCCGCTGGCTGGCAAGCCCGCGCTGTCCAGCTACAACCCGGAGTTCCCGGGCATGCTGCCCGCGACCA
Proteins encoded in this window:
- the murJ gene encoding murein biosynthesis integral membrane protein MurJ, producing MTTSSPESPPPPVAPVTPPRPERSGGGAALVAAGILASRLMGLVRERVFAHYLGNAEAAAVFKAALRIPNFLQNLFGEGVLSGSFIPVYAQLLGRKDTETADRVAGAVFGILSLATAVVVALGMVFTPFLVDAIAPGFQGQERVLAIHLVRILFPGTGMLVLSAWCLGILNSHRRFLLSYLAPVVWNLVIIVALVAAGGRYAEEALVAVLAHAVVLGSFLQFAVQVPSVLKLLGRFRPSLSLAAEPVRQVLRNFGPVVLGRGVVQFSAWVDTAFASLISNRALSSLLYAQTLYLIPVSLFGMAVSAAELPEMSRATGEEADVAAKLRQRIDGGARRICFWVVPSAAAFLFLGDMVAAALLQTGRFDAADSRYLWYLLMGAALGLVASTVGRLYASAFYALKDPKTPLRFAVVRVLVGTLGAWVLGLRLPDWLGLPQHLGAVGLTVASGLVAWLESGLLRRKLVRRLGPVGVPRGLLPRLWGAAVVAGLAALGIKWGLTSLLGPMPGVAAEWGGSLLVPPRLHPVLGFAAVALPFGASYFAVTAALGIPEASAVFRKVGRKLRLVR
- a CDS encoding S1 RNA-binding domain-containing protein — its product is MGPKKPKATFGDVMLGIPSGGARGEGGGRGERGGGRGGERGGSGRGEREAQPRPPGGAPRDDRGPRGGGERRGGGERRPSGPMVVVKRASGTIETRGPVGDAPAEATATAEETTAAAESSAATPAPAPRPVTPTPAPTSALYEEVPESQSFAEMFEAQAKDGGTPSRKGLRVGEKVRGTIFQLGADTAFVSVEGAAKSEAMIELRELKDDEGILRFGVGDVIDAHVVEVGAKGIQLSRALAKGSANLALLAEARASGMPVEGLVLSVNKGGVEVAIGDIRAFCPISQLDLRYVEKPDQFIGEKLQFRVSEVRERNVVLSRRALLEDEQRQLAAETRKNLAQGKIVKGKVSGVRDFGVFVDLGGVEGMIPVSELSYTRVGHPSDVVKVGDEVEVEILRMEAGQPNSPDKAKQKERITLSMRSRQEDPFQKALSEIKEGDRLQGKVVRLQQFGAFVELRPGVDGLVHISALSDRRVAHPRDVVKEGELIWVSVEKIDTQEKRIGLRRISEEEAQRPPEERPAAAAEAAPAQSAAPRPKVGQVVMGKVDRIEPYGVFLAFPGGKGLLPASETGTERGTDLRKHYSLGQEVKVAILDIDASGKIRLSVTAAIRAEERAEVEAWQKTQQPQGAGKKGFGTFADLLNKARK
- a CDS encoding aromatic alcohol reductase, whose amino-acid sequence is MDTDITHVLLVGGTGRFGGRLASALLARPGIHLHVLVRPGTHGDALAGLAEHGVTWVRGSLDDMRSLDSALEGVDAVVSAVDGAPEVRVEGQLRLLDSARRHGVIRFIPSDYSLDYADPESGGAFMDAHRQVADAVVRSGVPHSFVLCGAFMETALSPRAQVFDFERGVVSYWGTGDEPFDVTSMADAARWVAEVVVDPRATGRRLEFVGDVATVNGVAALYEELTGHVLRRVCKGGVEDLRRQLARVRPEGVTVQQPSASLALLAQLAGKGRLREPANAEYPRLRPVSVRAFLQSRWMLPSAASAALPLASQP
- a CDS encoding myxosortase-dependent M36 family metallopeptidase, producing the protein MEHPHVRRLVATLSGLALVLSGTSSVARTLPNYDALQDAKPAGRAAAGFKPVNSSLKGARVAHRDALTDSPTFIWTYPTAEQTKARAEYAKMSPAKAALAQISAHATLYGLASFEAAGAKVTNVSTNTQGVKVVTLAQESSGIEVFRQSLKVLLNKHNQVVAISGSLSKHASVEIPRSKAKARFTLPATEAIAAAYKDLTGAALDRSLLTRVNSAQKGDKYSHFTLASYARPLEEGFVIPARAKQVYFPLPGKLVPAYYVEINTGRANSVDSDYFAYVISATDGQLLMRNDLKAHAEFTYRVFSDTTPPYTPHDGPIGSGGTPHPTGMPDGYQSPYVPANLITLESLPFSQNDPWLPDGATETIGNNVDAYADLTEPDYYNTGDLRASVTAPGVFDRAIDFTIQPDANNEQIAAATTSLFFLNNWLHDWYYDAGFDEASGNAQQDNFGRGGVAGDRLQAQAQDYSGTDNANMLTPADGASPRMQMYLFSGARNSRLTVNAPAEIAGDYQGGVSSTFGPQTFDVTGNVVAALDEANTTGPTDRDGCTALTNATEVAGNIAVIDRGSCDFTIKVLNAQSAGAIGVIIHDNAAGPTIDMGGTPTSPITIPALRVNLDDGNVLRGAIPGLNVTLWRGPTMWIDGTIDNAIVAHEWGHYISNRLIANSSGLVNNQGRAMGEGWGDFTALLMMVRAEDINVPSNANWNGAYAAAGYATRADANSEFYGIRRGTYSSDQTKNALSFRHIMDGVALPTGVPFNGNTGLPNSQVHNSGEIWATMLWECYTSLLRAHPFQEAQERMKSYLVNGYKLTPAAPTYIEARDAVIAAAYANDPADAERFWHAFAKRGAGVGAIAPDRYSTNHAGVVESFEVGSAIQIASVQFFDDVADGSCDFDGILDNGETGRIEVTVRNAGALPASASSVNLSSAFSGLEFGNGGAASFPVIPVQGQATVSIPVTLTGATGLQDVTIDVAARDEDQAIEGDVTDSLILTTHFDERPNSTNIEDVQITPEKLPWTTEYDENLTPAVFSVVTFEDGNRTFYAENTASFADVRLISPELHVSETEPFVINFMHAWDFEDDYDGATVEISEDGGETWVDIGDPIHNAVLEDYPGNDNPLAGKPALSSYNPEFPGMLPATIDLGTTYAGKTVQVRFRVGTDMSFGYTGWLLDDLEFNGITNLPFTSIAAEDGVCSAPNQAPTADAGADVSTTSASNVSLSGSATDPEGDTLTYSWAQTSGPAVTLTGADTLTPTFVAPTVTEATTLVFELTVSDGEATATDSVTVTVNPGAPTNSPPTVNAGIDGTVAERAEYTLSGSASDADGDALTYLWTQVSGTPVAVRDYTTPTATFIAPEVTLDAPLVFRLTVSDGIASVNDTVTVTVTNVNRAPIVSDTSVAFASGTVTVSASAIDPDGDAVSYTWEQSGGSTVAINGADTSSITFGVPAAGSYEFTVTATDGAASASKAVAVMVVPGIPDPVNTPPTVNAGLDATANAGDVVTLSGSASDAEGNALTYQWQQIGGASVTLTGADTLTPSFTAPSTIEGTTLGFILTVSDGTSSTSDAVQVVVAADPGANPGNTAPEVDAGESAIVEAGATVTLNGTATDAEGDALLVVWTQISGPEVALSDVNSLTPTFTAPAAGELAFLLTVSDGTATTVDTTVVRVATTPEEPEENVAPVASARAVVSANQTSATLDGSASSDANGDALTYVWTQVSGPSATINGADQAVAVVNLPDTDNQTATFSFRLTVTDEAGLDHSTTVQFTARNGGGDDGGGCSATGAGAPAGMLGLALLGLLRRRRQN